A single region of the Elizabethkingia sp. JS20170427COW genome encodes:
- the glsA gene encoding glutaminase A, which produces MKNFIYSLFFICSSTILSAQHTYPKDSLQQLLHSTLVESKSYIEKGKVADYIPELSKADKNKLGIALIDKQGKLYTLGDVHTKFTIQSISKIIALMIAVQERGEAYIFSRMGYYGTDQAFNSMEALNTRQKPLNPMMNAGAIATTASIIGNGDEAYQKILKMIRFITNNDSIKLNEAVYLSEKETGNRNRSMFYLEKNFGLFDAKGEESLNNYFKQCSIEVDAVDLAKIGYFFAHNCTRFDGDKTYYNPEMAELINSIMLTAGMYNYSGEYSRKVGIPSKSGVGGGILGSVPGKYGIGTFNPALDTQGNSAAGLYIFEKLSKKLALSIFR; this is translated from the coding sequence ATGAAAAATTTTATTTACAGCTTATTTTTTATTTGCTCTAGTACGATTTTATCGGCTCAACATACTTACCCAAAGGACAGCCTACAACAACTTTTACATAGTACATTAGTAGAAAGTAAATCCTATATTGAAAAAGGGAAAGTCGCCGATTACATCCCAGAACTTAGCAAAGCTGACAAAAACAAATTGGGCATAGCCCTTATCGATAAGCAAGGAAAACTATACACCCTAGGTGATGTACACACAAAATTCACCATCCAAAGTATTTCTAAAATTATCGCATTGATGATTGCTGTTCAAGAAAGAGGTGAAGCTTATATTTTCAGTAGAATGGGATATTATGGCACCGACCAAGCTTTCAACTCCATGGAAGCGTTAAATACAAGACAGAAACCTCTGAACCCAATGATGAACGCTGGAGCTATTGCTACAACCGCTTCTATTATTGGAAATGGTGATGAAGCTTATCAAAAAATACTCAAGATGATTCGGTTTATTACCAACAATGATTCTATAAAATTAAACGAGGCTGTTTATTTATCGGAAAAAGAAACAGGAAACCGTAACCGATCTATGTTCTATTTAGAAAAAAACTTCGGGTTGTTTGATGCTAAAGGTGAAGAAAGTCTAAACAACTATTTCAAACAATGTTCTATAGAAGTAGATGCAGTAGATCTTGCTAAAATAGGTTACTTTTTCGCTCATAACTGCACTCGATTTGATGGGGATAAAACCTATTATAATCCTGAAATGGCAGAACTTATCAACTCTATCATGCTAACCGCTGGTATGTATAATTATAGTGGTGAATATTCTAGAAAAGTAGGTATACCTTCCAAATCTGGAGTAGGAGGAGGAATTTTAGGATCTGTACCCGGGAAATACGGCATTGGGACTTTTAATCCTGCCTTAGATACACAAGGCAACTCTGCTGCCGGCCTATATATATTCGAAAAATTAAGCAAAAAATTAGCTCTAAGTATCTTCAGATAA
- a CDS encoding SulP family inorganic anion transporter, translating to MNKLSHIFTGIKSNISPGIVVFLVALPLCLGIALASGAPPLSGIIAGIIGGIVIGALSNSHISVSGPAAGLAAIVLGAITELGSFQLFLVAGFIAGLIQLLLGIFRAGSISNYFPNNIIEGMLAGIGIIIFFKQIPLALGMSSAIDFSNLGGFVQQISPGVVIVTVVSLFILILWDKVAFLKKLKMLPGALVAVIVGIVLNQLFNGTSLHISNDNLVVLPTPTTAEEFKSLIVFPDLAGFLNPKVWVLGATIAIVASIESLLCIEAADRMDPHKRITDSNLELRAQGIGNIISSLIGGLPITSVVVRSTANVNAGATSKASAIIHGVLLLICVLSIPVLLNKIPLATLAAVLLIVGYKLASPQKILHFWKKGKYQFLPFIATVVSVVGLDLLKGVALGLVISIFYILQGNMKRAYYLSREDLEDADEIKIDLAEEVSFLNKAAIKKTLKNIKPNSTVTINAKRTSYISEDILEMIEDFSNTRAKEDHIKVNLIGFKTSHKEYEAQPQTRIVIAHRRAI from the coding sequence ATGAATAAGTTAAGTCATATATTTACAGGGATAAAATCGAATATATCCCCTGGTATCGTTGTCTTCTTAGTCGCTTTACCACTTTGTTTAGGAATCGCATTGGCTTCAGGAGCACCACCATTATCAGGAATTATTGCTGGGATTATAGGTGGTATTGTTATTGGAGCATTAAGCAACTCTCACATTTCAGTTTCGGGACCTGCTGCAGGTTTAGCAGCTATTGTTCTTGGAGCAATTACCGAATTAGGAAGCTTTCAACTTTTTTTAGTTGCCGGGTTTATTGCTGGGTTAATTCAGTTATTATTAGGGATTTTTAGAGCGGGAAGTATTTCTAATTATTTCCCCAATAATATTATTGAAGGGATGTTGGCAGGTATAGGAATCATTATTTTCTTTAAGCAGATTCCTCTTGCTTTAGGAATGAGTTCAGCAATTGATTTTTCCAATCTAGGAGGCTTTGTACAACAAATATCGCCAGGAGTGGTTATCGTTACTGTTGTTTCTTTATTTATCTTGATTTTGTGGGACAAAGTAGCTTTCCTTAAAAAACTAAAAATGTTGCCGGGAGCTCTTGTTGCGGTAATCGTAGGGATTGTATTGAATCAATTGTTCAATGGGACTTCTCTGCATATTTCCAATGATAATCTTGTTGTTTTACCAACTCCTACTACGGCGGAAGAGTTTAAATCATTAATTGTTTTCCCTGATTTAGCAGGTTTCTTAAATCCTAAAGTTTGGGTGTTGGGTGCTACAATTGCTATTGTGGCTTCTATAGAGAGTTTATTATGTATTGAGGCAGCAGACAGAATGGATCCTCACAAAAGGATAACTGATAGTAATTTGGAGCTTCGTGCGCAAGGAATAGGAAATATTATCTCTTCGCTAATTGGAGGATTGCCTATTACTTCGGTGGTGGTAAGAAGTACAGCTAATGTTAATGCAGGAGCTACAAGCAAGGCTTCGGCTATTATCCATGGAGTTTTGTTATTAATCTGTGTACTAAGTATCCCTGTGCTGTTGAATAAAATTCCTTTGGCAACCTTGGCAGCAGTGTTACTTATTGTAGGATATAAATTGGCAAGCCCTCAGAAGATACTTCACTTTTGGAAAAAAGGAAAATACCAATTTCTTCCATTTATCGCTACTGTAGTTTCGGTGGTAGGTTTAGATTTATTGAAAGGAGTTGCTTTAGGTTTAGTAATTTCTATCTTCTACATCTTGCAAGGTAATATGAAGAGGGCTTATTATTTAAGCAGAGAAGATTTGGAAGATGCCGATGAGATAAAAATTGATTTGGCAGAAGAAGTCTCTTTCTTAAATAAAGCAGCAATAAAGAAAACTTTGAAGAACATTAAGCCAAATTCAACAGTTACGATTAATGCTAAGAGAACGTCTTACATCTCTGAAGATATTTTGGAAATGATAGAAGATTTTTCTAATACCAGAGCTAAAGAAGATCATATTAAGGTTAATTTGATAGGCTTCAAAACTTCTCATAAAGAATACGAAGCTCAACCTCAAACCCGTATTGTTATCGCTCATAGAAGAGCAATTTAA
- a CDS encoding LptF/LptG family permease — MIKILDKYIIKTFFGPFFFIFSVLCFIFIVNIIWTQMGQLAGKGLSTWEISKLLFYMGVTVVKMVLPLTILLAAIMTFGDMGERYELAAMKSAGISLLRIMRPLFIVSIILSILLYIFSNNIIPDFQKKAKNMLYNIASSRPALNFTPGQFIDSVPGLTIKFDKIEGKEGERVEGVFIHKVANSYEDTQTVVAKRGKFVKAVDHNYLKLVLYDGYIYQDQVSNKDYLQKRKQENQAIKFDSLVQHFDISVLINKGMEEQSITDDYQFQTYRELNQVIADKKKENDKIFTGITHDVINEQNAYFNYADKVKLNKKTAKFPFKLDTLKPEVKLDAIYYAYKKIDNYKNGLSLKDNQITETIKYYTKIVMYQQRILAYSVTCVIFFLIGASLGSIIRKGGMGVPVIIAIVIFIIYYIINLSTENMAWKGSMEPYIATWIPNLVLLPFGVWMTVKAIKDSQLFDAEKYKAFFRPIIKLFVKEKEHQRYQ, encoded by the coding sequence ATGATAAAAATACTAGATAAATATATAATTAAAACATTCTTTGGCCCGTTCTTCTTTATTTTCAGCGTGCTATGTTTTATTTTTATTGTAAATATTATCTGGACCCAAATGGGGCAACTTGCAGGAAAAGGTCTTAGTACTTGGGAGATTTCCAAACTACTCTTCTATATGGGGGTAACCGTTGTAAAAATGGTACTTCCTCTCACCATTCTCCTGGCTGCCATTATGACTTTTGGAGACATGGGAGAGCGTTATGAACTTGCTGCTATGAAGTCAGCTGGGATATCTCTTCTTCGTATCATGCGTCCGCTATTTATCGTATCTATTATCTTATCCATACTGCTTTATATTTTTTCCAACAACATCATCCCCGATTTTCAAAAGAAAGCCAAGAATATGCTCTACAATATTGCATCCTCTAGGCCTGCCTTAAATTTCACCCCTGGGCAATTTATAGATTCTGTCCCTGGGCTTACCATCAAATTTGATAAAATTGAAGGAAAAGAAGGAGAACGTGTTGAAGGTGTTTTCATCCATAAAGTTGCCAATTCCTATGAGGACACCCAAACTGTTGTTGCTAAGCGTGGGAAATTTGTAAAAGCAGTAGACCACAACTACCTAAAGTTGGTACTCTACGATGGATATATTTACCAAGATCAGGTTTCTAACAAAGATTATCTTCAAAAAAGAAAACAAGAAAACCAGGCGATAAAGTTTGATTCTCTTGTACAGCATTTTGATATTTCTGTACTCATCAATAAAGGTATGGAAGAACAAAGCATTACTGATGACTACCAGTTCCAAACTTATCGAGAGCTAAACCAAGTAATTGCCGACAAAAAAAAGGAGAACGACAAAATCTTCACAGGAATTACCCACGACGTTATTAATGAGCAGAATGCTTACTTCAACTACGCTGATAAAGTAAAACTCAATAAAAAGACAGCAAAATTCCCTTTTAAGCTAGACACTTTAAAACCTGAAGTAAAACTAGACGCTATCTACTACGCCTACAAGAAAATTGATAATTACAAAAATGGGCTAAGCCTAAAAGACAATCAAATTACAGAAACAATTAAGTATTACACCAAAATTGTAATGTACCAACAGCGTATTCTTGCTTATTCTGTTACCTGTGTTATTTTCTTTTTAATAGGTGCTTCTTTAGGCTCCATCATCAGAAAAGGGGGAATGGGAGTGCCTGTAATTATTGCTATTGTTATTTTTATCATCTACTACATCATCAACCTATCCACCGAAAATATGGCTTGGAAAGGAAGTATGGAGCCTTATATTGCCACTTGGATACCCAATTTAGTCTTACTACCATTTGGAGTTTGGATGACGGTAAAAGCCATTAAGGATTCTCAACTTTTTGATGCTGAAAAATACAAGGCTTTCTTCAGACCTATTATTAAACTATTTGTTAAGGAAAAAGAACATCAACGTTATCAATAA
- a CDS encoding DNA translocase FtsK: MNQNTKTPKPKILSKTRIFIGFSFLISALFLAGAFLSYLLNWRADQSQGGDFLDRDIKSSNFFGKTGDWLGNLFIFDSIGIASFIVAFLLLVFGFLILKKNYFKPWKTISHSLFFICWIPIFMGAITKGEGVLSGVFGYQIMDYLSIIIGPFGLWTVIIASILLYFILEFNLRPSAIKARLSQINESALSKLKSLTPEDSEIEDDVNLENEEEEENTPTPTFPLKPKAPETSLPKTEVKENPAASLPKITPEDAFPTESSTVSLKFDKEENPHSTATSHQPLATAPSTPKASNTVTLEKDKEPEITFTVEEKNEEEANPNYVDPDKKSKELVEKHGLYDHKLDLAKFQLPDISLLKDYGNENININQAELEENKNRIVGLLKNFNVGITEIKATIGPTVTLYEIVPEAGIRVSQIKKLQDDIALNLAALGIRIIAPMPGKGTIGIEVPNQKPTMVSMRSVIASAKFQNSDMQLPVVFGKTISNEIFMADLAKMPHLLMAGATGQGKSVGINAILTSLLYKKHPSELKFVMVDPKKVELSLYSKIERHYLAKLPDDGEAIITDNSKVINTLNSLCIEMDNRYDLLKNAFCKNIIEYNKKFTERKLNPDNGHRYLPYIVLVVDEFADLIMTAGKEVELPIARLAQLARAIGIHLIVATQRPSVNVITGMIKANFPARAAFRVISGIDSRTILDTPGAEQLVGKGDMLYFNGNDLTRLQCAFVDTPEVERIADFIGEQKGYASAYLLPEYQGEDSSSNVGGFNPNEKDALFEEAARIVVSSQQGSTSMLQRQLKLGYNRAGRIMDQLEATGIVGSFNGAKAREVIISDLHALEQFLEELKN, from the coding sequence ATGAATCAAAATACCAAAACACCTAAACCCAAAATACTCTCTAAAACCAGAATTTTTATAGGCTTTAGTTTTTTAATTTCTGCTCTGTTTCTTGCTGGAGCATTTTTATCCTACCTCCTTAACTGGAGAGCAGACCAAAGCCAAGGTGGAGACTTCTTGGATCGTGATATTAAGTCATCCAATTTTTTTGGGAAGACAGGAGACTGGCTGGGGAATCTTTTTATTTTTGACTCTATAGGAATCGCTAGTTTTATCGTAGCTTTTTTACTATTGGTTTTTGGTTTTCTTATTTTAAAGAAAAACTACTTCAAACCTTGGAAGACCATATCTCACAGCCTTTTTTTCATCTGTTGGATACCTATTTTTATGGGAGCAATCACCAAAGGCGAAGGTGTCCTTTCTGGAGTGTTCGGCTACCAAATTATGGACTACCTATCCATCATCATAGGTCCCTTTGGCCTATGGACGGTAATTATTGCCAGTATTTTGTTGTATTTCATTTTAGAATTCAACCTACGCCCCTCTGCTATAAAAGCAAGGCTATCGCAGATAAACGAATCGGCTTTATCTAAGCTAAAATCGCTCACCCCTGAGGATTCAGAAATAGAAGATGATGTAAACCTAGAAAACGAAGAAGAAGAGGAAAATACTCCTACTCCTACCTTTCCCTTGAAGCCAAAAGCTCCAGAAACATCCCTTCCTAAAACTGAAGTAAAAGAAAATCCTGCTGCTTCTTTACCTAAAATTACTCCCGAAGATGCGTTTCCTACAGAATCATCTACGGTTTCTTTAAAATTTGATAAAGAAGAAAATCCTCACTCTACTGCTACTAGCCATCAACCTTTGGCAACGGCTCCTTCTACGCCTAAAGCCAGTAATACAGTTACTCTTGAAAAAGACAAAGAGCCTGAAATTACCTTTACCGTTGAAGAAAAAAATGAAGAAGAGGCAAATCCTAACTATGTGGATCCAGATAAAAAATCTAAGGAATTGGTAGAAAAGCACGGCCTATATGACCATAAATTAGATTTAGCAAAATTTCAACTTCCTGACATTTCTTTATTAAAAGACTACGGAAACGAAAACATCAACATCAACCAAGCAGAGCTAGAAGAAAACAAAAACCGAATTGTTGGTTTACTCAAAAATTTCAATGTCGGAATTACCGAAATAAAAGCCACCATAGGCCCTACCGTTACCTTGTATGAAATTGTTCCAGAGGCGGGGATTAGAGTTTCGCAAATCAAAAAACTTCAAGATGATATTGCGCTCAACTTAGCAGCACTAGGCATCCGTATTATTGCCCCAATGCCAGGAAAGGGAACTATTGGTATAGAAGTTCCTAACCAAAAGCCAACCATGGTAAGCATGAGATCGGTAATAGCATCCGCAAAATTCCAAAATTCGGATATGCAACTCCCAGTGGTTTTCGGTAAAACAATTTCTAATGAAATCTTCATGGCCGATTTAGCCAAAATGCCTCACTTACTTATGGCAGGTGCTACAGGACAAGGGAAATCTGTAGGAATTAATGCTATTTTAACTTCTCTACTTTATAAAAAACACCCTTCTGAATTGAAATTTGTAATGGTGGACCCTAAAAAGGTAGAACTTTCCCTTTACTCCAAAATAGAAAGGCATTATCTTGCTAAACTTCCCGATGATGGAGAGGCTATTATTACCGATAATTCAAAAGTCATCAATACCTTGAACTCTCTTTGTATAGAGATGGACAACCGTTATGATCTACTTAAAAATGCCTTCTGTAAAAATATTATAGAATACAATAAAAAATTCACCGAAAGGAAATTAAACCCCGATAACGGACACCGATACCTTCCGTATATTGTTTTGGTGGTGGATGAGTTTGCAGACCTCATTATGACTGCAGGAAAAGAAGTAGAGTTGCCTATTGCAAGATTAGCTCAGCTTGCAAGAGCCATTGGCATCCACCTTATTGTAGCAACCCAAAGACCATCCGTAAATGTAATTACAGGGATGATAAAAGCAAATTTCCCTGCACGTGCTGCCTTCAGAGTAATCTCAGGAATAGATTCTAGAACTATTTTAGACACCCCAGGAGCAGAGCAATTGGTAGGAAAAGGAGATATGCTTTACTTTAATGGAAACGATCTTACCCGCCTGCAATGTGCCTTTGTAGATACTCCTGAAGTGGAAAGAATAGCCGATTTTATCGGGGAACAAAAAGGTTATGCTAGCGCTTACCTGCTTCCTGAATACCAAGGAGAAGATAGCAGCAGTAATGTTGGAGGCTTTAACCCTAATGAAAAAGATGCCCTTTTTGAAGAGGCCGCTAGGATTGTTGTTTCCTCACAACAAGGCTCAACTTCCATGTTACAAAGACAGCTCAAACTAGGATACAACCGTGCGGGAAGAATCATGGATCAACTAGAGGCTACGGGAATTGTAGGTAGCTTTAATGGCGCTAAAGCCCGTGAAGTCATCATCAGCGACCTCCACGCTTTGGAACAGTTTTTGGAAGAACTGAAAAATTAA
- a CDS encoding M3 family metallopeptidase, with translation MNNILIQDFVTPHQTAPFNQIKNEDFLPAFQELIAQSEAEIDKITHNPEAATFQNTIEALAFASEKLDVVSNIFFNLNSAETNDELQKIAQEVSPILTEHASKIAQNLALFERIKKVYDEQSNYTLSTEQQTLLNESYKGFVRSGALLNDEDKEKLKNINKDISLKSLQFGQNALATTNAYFKHIENKEELAGIPEAILSQYAEEAKDRNLDGWVITLQYPSYVPFMTYAKNRKLREELALANGRKSFDGGDFDNQNLIKEIIQLKQQKAALLGYANYADFVLEERMAKSPAKVLEFLNELLVQARPYAEKEIDELKVLAKADGIDEIQSFDHAFYAEKLRKAKYDFNDEELKPYFPLAQVQEAVFGLAGQLCGLEFHEVHNIQKYHPEIQTYEVYENLASGEKQFKSILYTDYFPRKGKRAGAWMTSYKNQYQKGGENHRPHISIVCNFSKPTADTPSLLTFQEVTTLFHEFGHALHGMLANTVYPNLSGTSVKWDFVELPSQFLENFCYEPEFLKTFAKHYQTSEVLPNEKIEKIEQSIGFMEGYQTLRQLSFGLLDMAYHTHPEQVKDIKTFEDQQFAPTALYPSNPNTAMSTTFSHIFQGGYSAGYYSYKWAEVLDADAFAYFKETGIFNPETAAKFKTLLSSGGTQDPMELYKNFRGREPKVDSLLERAFGIKK, from the coding sequence ATGAATAACATATTAATTCAGGACTTTGTTACTCCACACCAAACAGCACCCTTCAACCAAATAAAAAATGAAGATTTCCTACCTGCTTTTCAAGAACTCATCGCTCAATCCGAAGCAGAAATCGACAAAATCACCCATAATCCAGAAGCAGCTACCTTCCAAAATACTATAGAAGCTTTGGCCTTCGCCAGTGAAAAATTGGATGTAGTGTCTAATATTTTCTTCAACCTCAACTCGGCAGAAACCAATGACGAGCTCCAAAAAATAGCTCAAGAAGTGTCGCCTATCCTTACAGAACACGCTTCTAAAATTGCTCAGAACCTAGCCTTATTCGAAAGAATAAAAAAGGTGTACGATGAACAATCCAATTACACGCTTTCCACAGAACAACAAACTTTGCTTAACGAATCGTATAAAGGTTTTGTAAGAAGTGGAGCCTTACTAAATGACGAGGACAAAGAAAAATTAAAAAATATCAATAAAGATATATCTTTAAAATCTTTGCAATTCGGGCAAAATGCATTGGCGACAACCAATGCTTACTTCAAGCATATCGAAAACAAAGAAGAACTGGCTGGTATTCCTGAGGCAATTTTATCTCAATATGCCGAAGAAGCTAAGGACAGAAACCTAGACGGTTGGGTAATTACCCTGCAATATCCTAGCTATGTTCCTTTTATGACCTATGCCAAAAACCGAAAATTGCGCGAGGAATTGGCTTTGGCAAATGGAAGAAAATCCTTTGATGGTGGCGATTTCGATAATCAAAATTTAATTAAAGAAATTATCCAACTAAAACAACAAAAAGCAGCGCTTTTAGGTTATGCCAATTATGCCGATTTTGTTTTGGAAGAAAGAATGGCAAAATCTCCAGCCAAAGTTTTAGAATTCCTGAATGAACTTTTGGTACAAGCAAGACCTTATGCTGAAAAAGAAATTGATGAGCTAAAAGTTTTAGCAAAAGCTGATGGAATTGATGAAATCCAAAGTTTCGACCATGCTTTTTATGCTGAAAAACTAAGAAAAGCAAAATACGACTTCAACGATGAAGAGCTAAAACCTTACTTTCCTCTAGCTCAGGTTCAGGAGGCTGTTTTTGGACTAGCTGGTCAATTATGCGGATTAGAGTTCCATGAGGTACACAACATCCAAAAATACCATCCAGAAATTCAAACGTATGAAGTATATGAAAACTTAGCTTCAGGCGAAAAGCAATTTAAATCCATCCTTTACACCGATTATTTCCCAAGAAAAGGAAAAAGAGCCGGTGCTTGGATGACCAGCTACAAAAATCAATACCAAAAAGGTGGTGAAAACCACAGACCTCATATTTCCATTGTTTGTAATTTCTCAAAACCAACAGCCGATACCCCAAGTTTACTCACCTTCCAAGAAGTTACCACTCTTTTCCATGAGTTTGGGCACGCTTTACATGGTATGTTGGCCAATACAGTATATCCTAACCTTTCCGGGACTTCCGTGAAATGGGATTTTGTAGAATTGCCTTCTCAGTTCTTAGAAAACTTCTGCTACGAACCTGAATTTTTGAAAACCTTCGCGAAACATTATCAAACTTCTGAAGTTCTTCCGAACGAAAAAATTGAGAAAATAGAGCAATCTATAGGGTTTATGGAAGGCTACCAAACTTTGAGACAACTAAGCTTTGGCCTGTTGGATATGGCTTACCATACGCATCCTGAACAAGTAAAAGACATCAAAACCTTTGAAGACCAACAATTCGCACCAACAGCGTTGTATCCTAGTAATCCGAATACCGCGATGAGTACTACCTTCTCTCATATCTTCCAAGGGGGTTATTCTGCTGGATATTACTCTTATAAATGGGCTGAAGTTTTGGATGCCGATGCTTTCGCTTACTTTAAAGAAACAGGGATTTTCAATCCAGAAACGGCTGCCAAATTCAAAACGCTACTTTCATCAGGTGGAACCCAAGATCCTATGGAATTGTACAAAAATTTCAGAGGTAGAGAGCCTAAAGTAGATAGCTTACTTGAAAGAGCTTTTGGAATTAAAAAATAA
- the secG gene encoding preprotein translocase subunit SecG codes for MSTVFNLFMVLIIIACVLLIIVIMAQNPKGGGLSGTFGGTSAASFGVQRTNEFMDKATWGLGGFIVVLIMLSVVLTAKPSTPLPKQQANPATTQQQAPQKATQPGATLPIQQAPAGTTK; via the coding sequence ATGAGTACAGTATTCAACCTTTTTATGGTGCTAATCATCATAGCTTGTGTTTTATTAATCATAGTAATTATGGCCCAAAACCCTAAAGGAGGTGGTCTTTCTGGTACATTTGGAGGAACTTCAGCAGCTTCTTTCGGAGTACAGAGAACCAACGAGTTTATGGACAAAGCAACTTGGGGATTGGGAGGATTTATCGTTGTATTAATTATGCTAAGTGTAGTGCTTACTGCTAAGCCTTCTACCCCGCTACCAAAACAACAGGCTAATCCTGCTACCACACAACAACAAGCACCACAAAAAGCTACTCAACCAGGAGCTACGTTACCTATACAACAAGCACCTGCAGGTACAACAAAATAA
- a CDS encoding carbonic anhydrase: MKAHTYETQSTITPDKAIQFLKEGNDRFINNMKYNRNLLTQVEDTREGQWPFATILSCIDSRTTVEHIFDQGLGDIFSIRIAGNFVNQDILGSMEFACNVAGSKLIVVLGHSKCGALKGGLDAHSIKDSGLDNLSSMVDKFEDKIQAVIKEDEDRSSKNACLLNRLNLHNIEHTVHEIKNLSPALQALSDEGKIKIVGANYDVETGVVSWL, from the coding sequence ATGAAAGCACATACATACGAAACTCAATCAACCATAACACCTGATAAAGCAATTCAATTTTTAAAAGAAGGAAATGATCGTTTTATCAATAACATGAAATATAACCGAAATCTGCTAACTCAAGTAGAAGATACTAGAGAAGGGCAGTGGCCTTTTGCAACTATACTGAGCTGTATCGATAGCCGAACTACAGTAGAACATATTTTTGACCAAGGATTAGGCGATATTTTTAGTATAAGGATTGCGGGCAACTTCGTCAACCAAGATATACTAGGCTCTATGGAATTTGCTTGTAATGTAGCGGGTTCAAAATTAATTGTCGTACTAGGACATAGCAAATGTGGAGCTTTGAAAGGAGGGCTTGATGCTCATAGTATTAAGGATAGTGGTTTGGATAATTTAAGTTCTATGGTGGATAAATTTGAAGATAAAATTCAGGCAGTGATAAAAGAGGATGAAGATAGATCTTCTAAAAACGCTTGTTTACTAAACCGATTAAATCTTCATAATATCGAGCATACAGTACATGAAATTAAAAACCTTAGCCCAGCTTTACAAGCCTTAAGTGATGAAGGTAAAATTAAAATTGTAGGAGCTAATTACGATGTAGAAACAGGGGTAGTTAGCTGGCTTTAG
- a CDS encoding outer membrane lipoprotein carrier protein LolA: protein MLKIIRKAFLGSLIIASGLMLAQKTDAKAKNILDHVSSYYKSKKNTYFKFIFSSNHKRETGIFYNQGEKYKLKIMGVEQIYDGNKVYNINGEEHEVTIAKSSDSEVMFSPLSYLESYKKGYSLQYLGKKTLAGKKVDLIKMIPTSNNGIKYVNLYIDSVRNHLVKLEQYTTDGGTSTIQITKYVENQNLSSNLFHFNKANYKNYLITEL, encoded by the coding sequence ATGTTGAAGATTATTAGAAAAGCATTTTTAGGAAGTCTTATTATAGCTTCTGGATTAATGCTTGCTCAAAAAACTGATGCTAAAGCTAAAAATATATTGGATCACGTTTCCAGTTATTATAAATCTAAGAAAAATACTTACTTCAAATTTATTTTTAGTAGCAACCATAAAAGAGAAACCGGAATTTTCTATAACCAAGGTGAAAAGTACAAATTAAAAATAATGGGTGTAGAACAAATCTACGATGGAAATAAAGTGTACAACATCAACGGTGAAGAACACGAAGTAACCATTGCTAAATCCTCTGATAGTGAGGTGATGTTTTCACCGCTCAGTTATTTAGAATCCTATAAAAAAGGCTACTCTTTACAATATCTAGGAAAGAAAACTCTTGCCGGAAAAAAAGTAGATTTAATAAAAATGATTCCTACTAGTAACAATGGAATAAAATATGTAAATTTGTATATTGATTCGGTAAGAAATCATTTGGTGAAGTTAGAGCAATACACTACCGATGGAGGCACATCTACCATACAGATTACCAAGTATGTAGAAAACCAAAACCTTAGTAGCAACCTATTCCATTTCAACAAAGCTAATTATAAGAATTACCTAATCACAGAGCTTTAA